The following are from one region of the Paenibacillus sabinae T27 genome:
- the hmpA gene encoding NO-inducible flavohemoprotein produces the protein MLSQRTRDIVKSTAPVLAEHGTAITSVFYRNMFAAHPELLNIFNHTNQAQGRQQAALANTVYAAAVHIDNLENILPAVVQIAHKHVSLGVKAEHYPIVGEHLLKAIKEVLGEAATDDILGAWAEAYGVIADAFIGVEANMYKESREQDNGWNFFKSFIVAQKVKESDTITSFYLKPADGSNVPEYKPGQYISIRVSIPGEEYMMIRQYSLSQAPRPDEFRISVKREADKDPNGVVSLYLHEQVQEGNTVEVSVPAGEFILDPAKTSPVAFLSGGVGITPMMGMLETVSTITPDRPTVFLHAARNEALAAFQVEVEKHAANMSNMKYKTFFSDKPDGYISRKVLEEFVDTAGDVYVCGPVPFMESIIRELHEIGVKNEQIHHEFFGPAMQLDNK, from the coding sequence ATATTATCCCAAAGAACAAGAGACATCGTCAAATCGACAGCCCCTGTCTTGGCGGAGCACGGCACTGCAATTACATCGGTGTTCTACCGGAATATGTTTGCTGCTCATCCTGAATTATTGAACATTTTCAACCATACCAACCAGGCTCAAGGCCGCCAACAGGCAGCACTTGCGAATACGGTATATGCGGCGGCTGTTCATATTGACAACCTGGAGAATATTTTGCCTGCAGTTGTTCAAATTGCGCATAAGCACGTCAGCCTCGGGGTCAAGGCGGAGCATTATCCGATCGTCGGCGAGCATTTGCTGAAAGCGATCAAGGAAGTATTAGGAGAAGCGGCGACGGATGACATTCTGGGCGCATGGGCAGAAGCTTATGGTGTCATCGCTGATGCTTTTATAGGCGTCGAAGCCAACATGTACAAAGAGTCGCGGGAACAAGATAACGGCTGGAACTTCTTTAAATCGTTCATTGTTGCACAGAAAGTAAAAGAAAGCGACACCATCACATCCTTCTATCTAAAGCCGGCAGATGGCTCCAATGTTCCGGAATACAAACCGGGTCAATACATCTCCATTCGCGTTTCCATACCGGGTGAGGAGTATATGATGATCCGTCAATACAGCCTGTCCCAGGCGCCAAGACCGGATGAGTTCCGAATCTCGGTAAAACGCGAAGCCGACAAAGATCCAAATGGCGTAGTCTCCCTCTATCTTCACGAACAGGTCCAAGAAGGGAACACCGTCGAAGTGAGCGTCCCTGCCGGTGAATTTATTCTCGACCCAGCGAAAACTTCGCCTGTGGCCTTTCTTTCAGGCGGTGTCGGCATTACGCCGATGATGGGCATGCTCGAAACGGTATCGACCATAACGCCTGACCGGCCGACCGTCTTTTTGCATGCTGCGCGTAATGAAGCGCTTGCCGCTTTTCAAGTCGAAGTGGAAAAACATGCAGCAAATATGAGCAATATGAAGTACAAAACGTTCTTTTCGGATAAGCCGGATGGCTACATCTCGCGCAAAGTTCTGGAGGAGTTTGTCGATACTGCCGGAGACGTGTATGTGTGCGGACCGGTTCCATTCATGGAATCCATTATCCGTGAATTACATGAGATAGGTGTAAAGAACGAACAGATTCATCACGAATTCTTTGGACCAGCTATGCAGCTGGATAACAAATAG
- a CDS encoding RrF2 family transcriptional regulator, which yields MRLTMYTDFSLRILLYLGTKERSERSTIQEISDAYNISKNHLVKVAHELGKAGYIETVRGRGGGIRLAHAPEAINIGEVIRRMEDDFHLVECFNPAGNQCPITPVCGLKGVLGRALNAYLQVLDEYTLEDLLVNKNGLKMILQQQNA from the coding sequence ATGAGACTTACGATGTACACTGATTTTTCCTTGCGGATTCTGCTGTATCTAGGGACGAAAGAGCGAAGCGAACGGTCAACCATTCAGGAAATATCGGATGCGTATAACATATCCAAAAACCATTTGGTCAAAGTTGCACATGAACTTGGCAAAGCGGGGTATATCGAAACAGTGAGAGGAAGGGGAGGCGGCATCCGGCTGGCGCATGCACCCGAAGCAATCAACATCGGCGAAGTCATTCGGAGAATGGAAGACGATTTCCACCTCGTCGAATGCTTTAATCCCGCAGGGAACCAATGTCCGATTACCCCGGTATGCGGTCTGAAAGGCGTACTCGGGCGAGCACTCAATGCGTATTTGCAAGTGCTTGACGAATACACGCTGGAGGATTTGCTGGTTAACAAAAACGGGCTGAAAATGATTTTACAGCAGCAGAATGCTTAA
- a CDS encoding HyaD/HybD family hydrogenase maturation endopeptidase, which translates to MKDTAVIGIGNILLKDDGIGVHTIRELEKEDLPSTVELVDGGTSTLAMLSYFLECRKIIVIDALKAGLEPGTIYRIRPEDLKSYEKGNLSIHDVQIFDVVRMARMLGAAPDVIIFGIEPQEIGFELEMTDLMRSKIPDIIGLLKQELGFASQEETNFA; encoded by the coding sequence ATGAAGGATACCGCGGTCATTGGAATCGGCAACATACTCCTGAAGGATGACGGTATCGGCGTCCATACGATCCGCGAGTTGGAGAAAGAAGACCTCCCGTCCACGGTTGAACTGGTGGATGGGGGGACTTCCACTCTGGCCATGCTGAGCTATTTTCTGGAGTGCCGGAAAATTATCGTTATCGATGCATTAAAGGCCGGCTTGGAGCCCGGAACGATTTACCGGATCAGGCCGGAGGATCTTAAGAGCTACGAGAAGGGGAACTTGTCCATTCACGATGTTCAGATTTTTGATGTGGTCCGAATGGCCCGCATGCTCGGCGCCGCTCCGGACGTGATCATATTCGGTATTGAGCCGCAGGAGATTGGTTTTGAACTCGAAATGACGGATCTCATGAGGAGCAAGATTCCCGATATTATCGGGCTTCTCAAGCAAGAGTTGGGTTTTGCAAGTCAGGAGGAGACGAACTTTGCATGA
- a CDS encoding sensor histidine kinase: MEQVLEYIRGQKEAVIEWWLNEVDKEYPLFYNLDKLREHGKLYFDLVTAVHIPVKEHPLFQHLPEWCQILFLKKVPIVHVMHSSHLFRQSVFKALSDAPLDEGKLMKVLAILSERIDTYERQVTQYYTVHAHAQLEDQEQRLGEMHDDKLNLIGKMAASMAHEIRNPLTSIRGFIKLIRDRLPEESLALVENYIHIIETEFDLIQSQITGFLTFSKKPVEENFVLLNVREQIQSALVLINPLLINNNIELTVDLPHEMMFYVQKTPIQQVISNLLNNSIDALGSVSGERRIWITGAEDEHWITLKITNNGPKIPDGIQHKLFQPFVTGREHGTGLGLAICKKIMDNHQGDISFRSTDNETEFILQFKKKGYGSITF, translated from the coding sequence ATGGAGCAGGTGCTTGAATATATTCGCGGGCAAAAAGAAGCCGTTATAGAGTGGTGGTTGAACGAGGTTGATAAAGAGTATCCCCTTTTTTATAATTTGGATAAATTAAGGGAGCATGGAAAGCTCTATTTTGATCTGGTCACAGCCGTACATATTCCTGTCAAGGAGCATCCTCTTTTTCAGCATTTACCGGAATGGTGCCAGATTCTGTTTCTAAAAAAAGTGCCGATCGTACATGTCATGCACAGTTCCCATTTATTCCGTCAATCAGTGTTTAAAGCGCTTTCGGATGCGCCGCTGGATGAAGGAAAGCTGATGAAGGTGTTGGCCATTCTGAGTGAGCGCATTGATACTTATGAGAGACAAGTAACGCAGTATTATACGGTCCACGCCCATGCACAGCTGGAGGATCAGGAACAAAGACTGGGTGAGATGCATGACGATAAACTAAATCTGATCGGAAAAATGGCGGCCAGTATGGCCCACGAAATCCGCAATCCGCTGACTTCCATTCGAGGGTTCATCAAACTGATTCGGGACCGTCTGCCGGAAGAGTCACTTGCTCTCGTTGAAAATTATATCCACATCATCGAGACCGAATTCGATTTGATCCAGAGTCAAATCACCGGCTTTCTTACCTTTTCCAAAAAACCGGTTGAGGAAAACTTCGTGCTGCTGAACGTCAGAGAACAGATACAATCTGCGCTGGTGCTTATCAATCCGCTGCTGATCAACAATAACATTGAGCTGACCGTCGATTTGCCGCATGAGATGATGTTTTATGTACAAAAGACGCCGATTCAACAGGTGATCTCGAATCTCCTTAACAACAGTATCGATGCGCTCGGCAGCGTCAGCGGAGAGAGACGGATTTGGATTACCGGCGCTGAAGACGAACATTGGATCACCCTCAAAATCACGAATAATGGACCGAAAATTCCGGACGGAATTCAGCACAAGCTATTCCAGCCTTTTGTTACGGGCAGAGAGCATGGGACGGGTCTGGGGCTTGCCATTTGCAAAAAGATTATGGATAACCACCAAGGTGACATTTCCTTCCGCTCCACCGATAACGAAACCGAATTCATCCTGCAGTTCAAGAAAAAAGGTTACGGTTCCATAACCTTTTAA
- a CDS encoding heavy metal translocating P-type ATPase, translating into MEDYTMEKTNQDIASILKYRPEEAVLLKDGGEVKVRAAQLQKGDIVLVRPGERIPCDGHILEGQSAVDQSSITGESIPVDLSAGDPVFAGTINGQGALRIHTDTGAEDTLLARIIHLVQEAKNELPPSQLFVERFEGIYAKIVVAAALLLMIAPPFLLGWSWESTVYRAMIFLVVASPCALVSSIMPAILSGISNAARKGVLFKGGVHLEQIGEVKVVAFDKTGTLTVGRPKLTDSIPSEGFSEQELLTLAASLEYLSEHPIAKAIVGHAKDAGLSLESASDMQAVPGMGVSGTVNGRKCRIGKKELLENLTIADTVLETAGKLEADGKTVIFVETDGTLAGMLAVQDVLRPGVREAVMKLKSMNKKVVMLTGDAKLTAEAIGRAAGVDEVHAELMPDQKLALIRQLTEQHGKVAMVGDGVNDAPALAASAVGIAMGSAGTDVALETANVVLMTDDISKIPFAISLGRRARRVIRQNLTFALAVIAVLVVSNFWGGINLPSGVVGHEGSTLAVILSGLRLLR; encoded by the coding sequence CTGGAGGATTATACGATGGAGAAGACGAACCAGGACATCGCCTCCATACTGAAATACCGGCCGGAAGAGGCGGTTCTCCTTAAAGACGGCGGAGAGGTAAAGGTTCGGGCGGCTCAGCTGCAAAAAGGCGACATCGTGCTCGTCCGGCCGGGTGAGCGCATTCCCTGCGACGGTCATATTCTGGAGGGGCAATCGGCGGTAGACCAATCCTCCATCACAGGCGAATCCATTCCCGTCGATCTTTCCGCCGGCGATCCGGTCTTTGCGGGGACGATCAATGGGCAAGGTGCGCTGCGGATTCATACCGATACAGGTGCGGAAGATACGCTGCTGGCCCGGATCATTCATCTTGTGCAGGAAGCCAAGAACGAGCTGCCGCCAAGCCAGCTGTTCGTTGAGCGTTTTGAAGGCATCTATGCCAAAATTGTGGTGGCGGCCGCTCTGCTGCTGATGATCGCGCCTCCGTTTCTCTTGGGCTGGTCTTGGGAAAGCACGGTTTACCGGGCGATGATCTTCCTTGTAGTCGCTTCGCCATGCGCGCTTGTCTCCTCAATCATGCCTGCGATTCTGTCCGGCATCTCAAATGCCGCCCGCAAAGGCGTGCTGTTTAAGGGCGGGGTTCATTTGGAGCAGATAGGGGAAGTGAAAGTCGTCGCTTTTGACAAAACGGGGACGCTCACAGTTGGAAGACCGAAGCTGACGGACAGCATTCCTTCCGAAGGCTTCAGCGAACAGGAGCTGCTCACACTTGCCGCTTCGCTGGAGTATCTGTCCGAGCATCCGATCGCCAAAGCTATTGTCGGTCATGCCAAGGACGCGGGGCTTTCGCTGGAATCGGCATCGGATATGCAGGCTGTGCCGGGAATGGGCGTTAGCGGAACCGTTAACGGCAGGAAGTGCCGCATCGGCAAAAAGGAGCTGCTTGAGAACCTCACAATAGCAGATACTGTACTGGAAACAGCGGGCAAGCTTGAAGCGGACGGCAAGACGGTGATCTTCGTGGAGACGGATGGCACGCTGGCCGGTATGCTGGCGGTGCAGGATGTTCTTCGTCCCGGTGTCCGGGAAGCCGTCATGAAGCTGAAGAGCATGAATAAAAAGGTCGTTATGCTTACCGGTGACGCCAAGCTTACGGCGGAAGCCATCGGCCGGGCCGCCGGCGTCGACGAGGTTCACGCGGAGCTGATGCCCGATCAGAAGCTCGCGCTGATCCGGCAGTTGACCGAGCAGCACGGCAAGGTTGCCATGGTGGGCGACGGCGTCAACGATGCGCCTGCGCTGGCCGCTTCCGCCGTGGGAATCGCGATGGGCTCCGCCGGAACCGACGTTGCGCTGGAGACGGCGAACGTTGTGCTGATGACGGACGACATTTCCAAAATCCCGTTCGCCATTTCACTTGGACGGCGCGCTCGCAGAGTCATCCGGCAGAACCTCACGTTTGCGCTTGCCGTAATTGCCGTGCTGGTTGTATCCAACTTCTGGGGCGGCATCAATCTGCCGTCAGGCGTAGTCGGCCACGAAGGAAGCACGCTGGCCGTTATCCTGAGCGGACTAAGACTGCTGCGCTGA
- a CDS encoding nickel-dependent hydrogenase large subunit: MSTIKLDPVTRLEGHLKVEVTLGADNTVASATVAGMLFRDFENMLLNRPPRDASFLTQRICGVCPVPQAVASAKAVEKIKGFQPNLQGLMLRNLIQGANFLDSGITHFYHLSLLDYIQGPQMSPWTGGYTQDLRFSAADTQTLTDHYISALQIRRKANEMAAIFSGKLPHAANIIPGGVTALPSATEITNFRNYLNEIQSFISSTYQSDVNMLASAYSDYYNVGTGYGNLITFGAFDTNTSGGLLFPAGTVTGGTVGTFNEANIKEYNKYSYYSSPSGQAPASGTTTASYGKSGAYTWLKSPRYNNTPFEAGPLARAWVSGDYRRGVSVMDRHMARYVEMAKLVSNMQTWVDQLTPGASGFTNIGDPVTGSASGLTEAPRGAIGHWVSVSSSKISKYQIITPTCWNASPMDDSGNPGPVEKALIGTHVADPAQPVELLRIVHSFDPCTGCSVHVMSPDGVEMSKFVVQPLGK, translated from the coding sequence ATGAGCACGATCAAACTGGATCCGGTAACGCGTCTAGAAGGACATTTGAAGGTCGAGGTCACATTGGGTGCTGATAATACTGTGGCTTCCGCCACCGTCGCCGGAATGCTGTTCCGGGATTTTGAGAACATGCTGCTCAATCGGCCTCCAAGGGATGCTTCTTTCCTGACTCAGCGGATTTGCGGGGTATGCCCGGTTCCCCAGGCCGTTGCTTCTGCAAAGGCGGTTGAGAAAATAAAGGGCTTTCAACCGAATCTCCAGGGGCTGATGCTTCGGAATTTGATCCAAGGGGCGAATTTCCTGGACAGCGGCATCACGCATTTTTACCATTTATCGTTACTAGACTATATTCAAGGTCCGCAGATGAGCCCGTGGACGGGAGGCTATACGCAGGATCTAAGGTTCAGTGCCGCCGATACCCAAACGCTGACGGATCACTATATTTCGGCGCTGCAAATCCGTAGAAAAGCCAACGAAATGGCGGCCATCTTCAGCGGTAAACTTCCCCATGCCGCGAATATTATTCCGGGCGGCGTAACCGCCTTGCCATCGGCAACGGAAATCACCAACTTCAGAAACTATTTGAACGAGATACAGTCCTTCATTTCCAGTACTTATCAATCGGACGTCAACATGCTGGCTTCGGCTTACAGTGATTACTACAACGTGGGGACAGGATACGGCAACCTGATCACCTTCGGCGCATTTGACACGAATACTTCCGGAGGCTTGTTATTCCCTGCCGGTACGGTCACAGGCGGAACTGTCGGCACATTCAACGAAGCGAACATTAAGGAATACAATAAATATTCCTACTACTCCTCTCCAAGCGGACAAGCTCCGGCAAGCGGCACCACTACGGCGAGCTACGGAAAGAGCGGAGCTTATACCTGGTTGAAATCTCCACGGTACAACAATACGCCTTTTGAAGCGGGACCGCTGGCCAGAGCATGGGTAAGCGGCGACTACCGCAGGGGCGTATCCGTTATGGACCGGCATATGGCGCGCTACGTAGAAATGGCCAAGCTCGTAAGCAACATGCAGACTTGGGTGGATCAATTGACGCCAGGAGCCAGCGGCTTTACAAATATCGGCGATCCGGTAACGGGCAGCGCCTCCGGATTAACGGAAGCTCCCCGGGGCGCGATCGGGCATTGGGTATCGGTATCCAGTTCCAAAATTTCCAAATACCAAATTATTACCCCAACCTGCTGGAATGCCTCCCCGATGGACGATTCCGGCAACCCTGGGCCAGTTGAAAAAGCACTGATTGGCACCCATGTGGCAGACCCGGCGCAGCCTGTGGAGCTGCTTCGCATAGTGCATTCCTTTGACCCCTGCACCGGTTGTTCCGTGCATGTCATGTCCCCGGACGGCGTGGAAATGTCCAAATTTGTCGTGCAGCCTCTTGGCAAATAA
- a CDS encoding GNAT family N-acetyltransferase produces MIRKLTDDDRQTLLAFLGQAPALNLFLIGDVENFGFKQDFQEIWGEFDSADGRLKAVLLRYEHNYLPYADGPFDVNGFAELMLRDDRLEMLSGSSDLVAQFRELMSFRKEKKLFFAELTSLNEAGDRSPHVGASVRRAEIADVEPVCSLMDVIEEFDTNPDSMRSGMRRSLETGTGRTYLIERDGHVAAAASTAAENSLSAMVIGVATHPDYRGQGLATSVVRKLCADVVQKGRSLCLFYDNPKAGTIYKRIGFQDIGFWTMMYK; encoded by the coding sequence ATGATTCGCAAGCTTACGGACGACGATCGCCAGACGCTGCTGGCTTTTTTGGGTCAAGCGCCCGCGCTTAATCTGTTTCTGATCGGCGACGTCGAGAATTTTGGCTTCAAGCAGGATTTTCAGGAGATATGGGGAGAATTTGATTCTGCGGACGGGAGGCTGAAGGCCGTGCTTCTGCGCTATGAGCATAACTATTTGCCATACGCGGATGGACCGTTTGATGTGAACGGCTTCGCCGAGCTGATGCTAAGGGACGACCGGCTTGAGATGCTTTCCGGATCGTCGGATCTGGTTGCACAATTTCGCGAGTTGATGAGCTTTCGAAAAGAAAAAAAATTGTTCTTTGCGGAGCTTACATCGCTGAATGAAGCCGGGGATAGGTCTCCACATGTCGGGGCCTCGGTCCGGCGGGCAGAGATTGCCGATGTAGAGCCCGTGTGCTCGCTTATGGACGTTATCGAAGAATTCGATACGAATCCAGACAGCATGCGGTCGGGTATGCGGAGGTCGCTGGAGACCGGCACGGGACGCACCTATCTCATTGAGCGTGACGGGCATGTTGCCGCAGCTGCCTCAACGGCGGCGGAAAATTCGTTGTCGGCTATGGTCATCGGCGTAGCAACGCACCCGGATTACCGCGGTCAGGGGCTGGCCACTTCCGTCGTCAGGAAGCTGTGCGCCGATGTCGTCCAGAAAGGCCGCTCGCTGTGTCTCTTTTACGATAATCCGAAGGCGGGAACGATTTATAAACGGATCGGCTTTCAGGATATCGGATTTTGGACGATGATGTATAAATAA
- a CDS encoding hydrogenase small subunit yields the protein MRINRRDFLKWSVAAVAALKLEMDMDKLNTVLAADTDPPVIWLLGSGCSGCSISTLNVTNPTTIEDVLQNKISMKYDSTLMAASGESAMQALENAANQYNGQFILVIEGAIPGGASKNYCIIGEQDGVPLTMYDAVLKYGPKAKYVVAAGTCASFGGVAAAAPNSTGCVSVKSLLSGQTANPIVNLAGCPVNATVMVQTLLDLILTGVPSLDNNSRPSKYFNTNIHSVCPRRGKTQVPQPGIYGCYKAVGCRGPYNQSPCPSLMWNNKQGWCIQSDHPCIGCTSPTFPLNPIINA from the coding sequence ATGAGAATCAACAGGAGAGATTTTCTCAAGTGGTCGGTGGCGGCTGTGGCAGCGCTGAAGTTGGAGATGGATATGGACAAGCTTAACACGGTTCTAGCGGCGGACACGGACCCGCCGGTCATTTGGCTGCTGGGGTCGGGCTGTTCCGGCTGCAGCATATCCACGCTTAACGTGACGAACCCGACCACCATCGAAGATGTGCTTCAAAACAAAATCAGTATGAAGTATGACAGCACGCTCATGGCGGCTTCAGGTGAAAGTGCGATGCAGGCGCTTGAGAATGCGGCGAACCAGTATAACGGACAATTTATTCTTGTAATCGAAGGCGCCATTCCGGGGGGAGCCTCCAAGAACTACTGTATTATAGGCGAGCAGGACGGGGTGCCGCTTACCATGTATGATGCGGTTCTCAAATATGGACCGAAAGCGAAATACGTCGTGGCGGCAGGCACCTGCGCCTCTTTCGGCGGGGTTGCGGCCGCAGCCCCGAACAGCACAGGATGTGTATCCGTGAAGTCGCTGCTGAGCGGGCAAACCGCGAACCCAATCGTCAATTTGGCGGGATGTCCTGTGAATGCGACGGTAATGGTGCAGACTCTGCTTGATTTAATTTTGACCGGTGTGCCTTCTCTCGACAACAACAGCCGCCCAAGTAAATATTTCAACACAAACATTCATAGCGTGTGTCCGAGAAGAGGAAAAACCCAGGTGCCCCAGCCCGGAATTTACGGCTGTTATAAGGCTGTCGGCTGCAGAGGGCCCTATAACCAATCGCCGTGCCCCTCGTTAATGTGGAATAACAAACAAGGCTGGTGCATCCAATCGGATCATCCGTGCATCGGTTGTACATCTCCTACATTCCCGCTAAATCCCATTATTAACGCTTAA
- a CDS encoding MGDG synthase family glycosyltransferase, protein MNPDPVVLIVSSAFGDGHAKVAQAIEQSFRARGVERVHIVDLFARVHPWLNGVSRAFYLKSAIYAPNLYGLMYGATSAMKPEDPLGRLLHSMGKRKAKGILEYIRPDVIIHTFPYLAASELSKESASQVPVFTVITDYVLHGRWIHPHTMKYFIPTEKIKEALLEAGIDEQAIKVTGIPVRDAFRRAPDPAKVLRKHGLKDGRRYILLAGGAYGVMSRVRNILKSVLDRTEFDLIVLCGNNHRLRTSMDNTYRDNTRVHILGYTDDVHELMSISFCLLTKAGGVTLTEAFAMSLPVIVYRPLPGQEAGNAESLTRQQAICTAFSEAELLDQLRRLEIYSFREEMKRQMRAVSHTESSGLIVDEVLLAIKEQTSYAGQQLNEPSGKGKATSAHG, encoded by the coding sequence ATGAACCCAGACCCTGTTGTGCTTATCGTATCATCCGCGTTCGGAGACGGTCATGCCAAAGTGGCTCAGGCAATTGAGCAGTCGTTTCGGGCAAGAGGCGTTGAACGTGTGCACATTGTTGACCTTTTTGCCCGTGTTCATCCGTGGCTGAACGGGGTTTCCCGGGCTTTTTATTTAAAAAGCGCTATCTATGCTCCAAATCTTTACGGCTTGATGTACGGTGCAACGAGCGCAATGAAGCCGGAAGATCCTTTGGGCAGACTGCTCCACTCGATGGGAAAGCGGAAAGCGAAAGGCATTTTGGAGTATATCCGGCCCGACGTCATTATTCACACGTTTCCGTATCTGGCCGCTTCAGAGCTTAGTAAAGAGTCCGCGAGTCAGGTTCCGGTCTTTACCGTAATAACGGATTACGTGCTGCATGGCAGATGGATTCACCCCCATACGATGAAGTATTTTATCCCTACGGAAAAGATTAAAGAGGCGCTGCTGGAAGCTGGCATCGACGAGCAGGCGATTAAGGTCACCGGGATTCCGGTTAGAGATGCGTTCAGGAGAGCACCGGACCCGGCCAAGGTGCTGCGGAAGCATGGGTTAAAGGATGGCCGGCGCTATATTCTCCTTGCCGGAGGAGCGTATGGGGTGATGTCGAGAGTCCGGAATATTTTAAAAAGCGTGCTGGACCGTACCGAATTTGATCTCATCGTGCTCTGCGGGAACAATCATCGGCTCCGTACGTCAATGGATAACACATACCGGGACAATACCCGCGTCCACATCTTGGGATATACCGACGATGTGCATGAGCTGATGAGCATTTCCTTCTGCCTGCTGACCAAAGCGGGAGGGGTGACGCTGACGGAGGCGTTCGCGATGTCACTGCCGGTTATTGTGTACCGTCCGCTCCCCGGCCAGGAAGCTGGAAATGCAGAATCGCTAACGAGGCAGCAAGCCATTTGCACCGCGTTTAGCGAAGCGGAGCTGCTGGACCAGCTGCGGAGACTTGAAATATATTCTTTCCGGGAGGAAATGAAGAGGCAGATGAGGGCTGTTTCGCATACTGAATCCTCCGGTCTTATTGTAGATGAGGTACTGCTAGCGATTAAGGAGCAGACGTCTTATGCAGGACAGCAGCTCAATGAGCCTTCAGGTAAAGGCAAGGCAACATCCGCCCACGGATAG
- the hypB gene encoding hydrogenase nickel incorporation protein HypB: protein MSSVKVVTNILKVNDELTQENKKLMNEKGLYVINLMSSPGSGKTSILEKVIAKLKDEVKIAVIEGDLYTTKDAERIEAQGVQVVQINTEGGCHLDGQMIRNALSHLNLDETNLLVIENVGNLICPASFKLGEDLIITVLSTTEGNDKPLKYPRMFEKSEFVILNKVDLVPYTNFNKDEFHKDIREINPRAKVIETSCVTGQGIDELCSWLKEKISISNPV from the coding sequence ATGAGCAGCGTTAAAGTGGTTACCAACATCCTGAAGGTGAATGACGAGCTGACGCAAGAGAACAAGAAGCTGATGAACGAGAAGGGCCTGTATGTCATCAATCTGATGAGCTCCCCGGGGTCCGGCAAAACTTCCATTCTGGAGAAAGTGATCGCGAAGCTGAAGGATGAAGTGAAGATTGCGGTGATTGAGGGTGACCTCTATACAACCAAAGATGCCGAAAGAATCGAGGCTCAAGGCGTGCAAGTCGTGCAAATCAACACCGAGGGCGGATGTCACCTGGACGGGCAGATGATCCGGAACGCCTTAAGTCATTTGAACTTGGACGAGACGAACCTGCTGGTTATCGAGAATGTCGGCAACCTGATTTGTCCGGCGTCCTTCAAGCTGGGGGAGGATCTGATCATCACCGTATTAAGCACGACGGAAGGAAACGACAAACCGCTGAAATATCCGAGAATGTTTGAAAAGTCCGAATTTGTCATTTTGAATAAAGTCGATTTGGTGCCCTATACAAACTTTAATAAGGATGAATTCCACAAGGATATCCGGGAAATCAATCCGAGAGCGAAAGTTATTGAAACTTCCTGCGTGACCGGCCAGGGGATTGATGAGCTGTGCTCCTGGTTGAAGGAAAAGATCTCAATCTCGAATCCAGTATAA
- a CDS encoding hydrogenase maturation nickel metallochaperone HypA has translation MHEAAIVESALELILAKAEEHQLTKIRRITAKVGELSGALPDAMQFVFQNASQGTIAEGSDFIIEQVEATASCGSCDITFPILYYHPVCPSCGGLDNQVLTGYELYIDTMEGD, from the coding sequence TTGCATGAAGCGGCTATTGTAGAAAGCGCCTTGGAATTAATCCTCGCGAAAGCCGAAGAGCATCAATTGACCAAAATCAGGCGCATCACGGCCAAGGTGGGAGAACTGTCGGGGGCACTTCCGGATGCCATGCAATTCGTTTTTCAGAACGCATCGCAGGGTACGATTGCCGAAGGGTCGGATTTTATCATCGAACAGGTGGAAGCAACAGCCTCATGCGGGAGCTGTGACATTACGTTTCCCATCCTTTATTACCATCCCGTATGCCCTTCGTGCGGTGGGTTGGACAATCAGGTCCTTACAGGTTATGAGCTGTATATCGATACAATGGAGGGTGATTAA
- a CDS encoding metal-sensing transcriptional repressor, with amino-acid sequence MGQESGVHEHDYEHKYRKQIVNRLARIEGHIRAVKEMTAEDRDCSEVLLQIAAVQKALDKAAKLLLKDHLENCVVKAVHHGNESKVLEDLTKALDSYIR; translated from the coding sequence ATGGGTCAGGAATCCGGTGTTCACGAACACGATTATGAGCATAAGTACCGTAAGCAGATCGTCAATAGATTAGCCCGGATTGAAGGCCATATTCGTGCAGTGAAAGAAATGACCGCCGAGGACCGGGACTGCTCCGAAGTGCTGCTGCAAATCGCAGCCGTACAGAAGGCGCTGGACAAGGCGGCCAAATTGCTGCTCAAGGATCATCTGGAGAACTGCGTCGTCAAAGCCGTTCATCACGGCAACGAAAGCAAGGTGCTGGAAGACCTCACCAAAGCGCTGGACAGCTACATCCGGTAA